A genomic segment from Aegilops tauschii subsp. strangulata cultivar AL8/78 chromosome 1, Aet v6.0, whole genome shotgun sequence encodes:
- the LOC141027863 gene encoding uncharacterized protein, which translates to MCKPAWLRDVQKFTSCLASVSRFLSRLGERALPLYQLMQKARSFEWNDQADVAFRDLKRMLSTAPVLDALAEKEPLLLYIAATSRSVSTVKVVERPEKGKIQAVQRPVYYLSEKLKQYFQEHVVTVVSMAPLGEIIGGRDASGRVTKWALEQAGHTILYEPRTTIKSQALADFLVDWTEAQYLLPPPDSTHWRMYFDGSKMRLALGDDIVLSSPKGDRLKYALQIHLIASNNVAEYEALCSGEWDARDPNMASYCFLVQTLSGFFTGCEFLQVPHVENEAADMLAKIASSRQSIPSGVSLEHLHKLSVQPSADSESIYVPDGPAVPQPGPGAAQPGLGAATINPAASVPDPGAAEPVSGAATPEPAMVVVFAMMTALSWALPISEFLENGVLPMDETEARQVQHRESAYSIINVLVKRSSTGLFQRCVEQDKGIEILLDIHQGECGHHAGSRSLVAKAFRHGFYWPTALEDAESLVLKCEGCQRFSKRSHQPASALRTIPIAWPFAVWGLDMVGPFKTARGGMTHLLVVVDKFT; encoded by the exons atgTGCAAGCCGGCTTGgctgcgcgatgtccagaagttcaccagCTGCTTGGCCTCGGTAAGTCGGTTTCTcagccggctgggcgagagggcTTTGCCCTTGTATCAGCTGATGCAGAAGGCAAGGTCGTTCGAATGGAACGACCAGGCAGATGTGGCTTTCCGGGACCTtaagcgcatgctctccaccgcaccTGTCCTGGACGCACTGGCCGAGAAGGAGCCGCTGTTGCTCTACATCGCCGCAACCTCGCGGTCGGTCAGCACGGTGAAggtggtcgagcgaccagagaagggcAAGATCCAAGCCGTCCAACGTCCcgtctactacctgagcgag aaattgaagcagTACTTCCAAGAGCATGTTGTTACCGTGGTTAGCATGGCCCCTCTCGGCGAGATCATCGGGGGCCGGGATGCCTCTGGCCGGGTCACCAAGTGGGCACTCGAGCAAGCCGGTCACACCATCCTCTATGAGCCCCGCACTACGATCAAGTCCCAAGCTCTGGcggacttcctcgtcgactggaccgaGGCCCAGTACCTCCTGCCGCCACCGGACTCGACACACTGGCgcatgtacttcgacggctcaAAGATGCGTCTTGCCCTAGGGGACGACATTGTGTTGTCCTCCCCGAAAGGCGACCGACTCAAATACGCGCTCCAGATCCACCTCATCGCCTCCAACAATGTCGCCGAATACGAAGCCCTT TGCTCCGGCGAGTGGGACGCCCGCGACCCCAACATGGCGAGCTACTGCTTCCTCGTTCAGACGCTCTCCGGATTCTTCACGGGCTGCGAGTTCCTCCAGGTCCCGCACGTGGAAAATGAGGCGGCCGACATGCTCGCCAAGATCGCCTCGTCCCGGCAGTCCATCCCGTCCggcgtctccctcgagcacctgCACAAGCTGTCCGTCCAGCCGTCTGCGGACTCCGAGTCCATCTACGTCCCGGACGGCCCGGCCGTGCCTCAACCTGGCCCGGGGGCTGCTCAACCCGGCCTGGGGGCCGCAACCATCAACCCGGCCGCCAGTGTTCCTGACCCGGGGGCTGCTGAACCCGTCTCAGGGGCTGCCACCCCAGAACCCGCCATGGTGGTCGTCTTCGCCATGATGACGGCGCTATCGTGGGCCCTGCCCATCTCAGAGTTTCTGGAGAACGGGGTCCTCCCCATGGACGAGACTGAAGCCCGACAAGTGCAGCACCGAGAGTCCGCCTACAGCATCATCAACGTGCTCGTCAAACGCAGCTCCACCGGCttgttccagcgctgcgtcgagcaagACAAGGGCATCGagatcctcctcgacatacacCAGGGCGAGTGCGGGCACCACGCCGGCTCGCGGTCCCTGGTTGCCAAGgccttccgccatggtttctactggcccacggccctcgAAGACGCCGAGTCACTCGTCCTCAAGTGCGAGGGATGCCAGCGCTTCAGCAAGCGCAGCCACCAGCCCGCGTCGGCACTTCGGACCATCCCGATCGCCTGGCCCTTTGCagtctggggactcgacatggtggggCCCTTCAAGACCGCTCGAGGCGGCATGACGCATTTGCTGGTGGTGGTGGACAAGTTCACCTAA